The Prochlorococcus marinus XMU1412 genome includes the window TTCGCAAGGTTTTCTAATCCTAATGACCTGAGATATTTATATGTATTTTGTAGATTTTTTTTTGATCCAACTAATATATATTCAATATTTTTGGGTATCTGACTAGAACAAAGTGCTTTTAAGATTGTTTCAGGTCCAATCCCTGACTCATCTCCCACGCTTAATACTACCTTTAATATTTCATTTGCATTTTGAAAATTCATAAAAAGCTTTTAATTTATTTTTTTAACTGTTCAGATAACAATTTTTTAAGCCTAATTTATAGTTTTTATAAATTAGTTTATATCCGAGTGTTTTGCATAAAAGTTTGTTTGAAACTCTTCTATTTTCCATCCAAAAAGATTGAGCGATAGGTGATAATGCATCTTTTACATCCTCAAATAATATGGGCTTTGGCATTGTTAAACCAAGTAAATCGTAGCAATATTGAATAACTTCTATCTGAGAACAGGGTTCATCATCTGCAATATTTATAATTTGATGAAACTTTAAACAATCTTTATTCTGTAATAAAAAAATAATCGCATGCGTAATATCAGCAACATGAACTCTTGAAAATACTTGAGATTTTTTTAAGATAACTCGAATTTTTTGATTTTTGATTGCATCAAACGTGGATCTTCCAGGTCCATAGATACCAGGTAATCTAAAAATTTGAACGGGCAAACTAGATTCAATCCATTTTTTTTCGCAATTTAATCTATTATGACTTCTTTTTTGAAAAGGATTAGGCTGATCTATCTCAGAAACCCAACCACCTTCAGTGTTTCCATATACTCCTGTGGTTGATAAATATCCAACCCATTCAAGGGGTAAATCTTGCAGTTTACTTTGTAGGCTTTCTAGTACGGGATCATTACCATTTTTGTCAGGAGGTATGCAACTAAGAATATGTGTTACTCCATCAAAAATTTCTTCGTCGGGAACTACGCCGTTTTCACTGTTGAAAATAAAACTATTTGGATCTTTGCTTGCAGATCTTGAGCTTGTTAAAACATTGCAACCGAATTTTCTAATTGTTTTTGCAAAAAAACTACCGCTGAAACCACATCCCAAAATTAAAAATTTATTTTTATTTCCGAGTAAACTTGCAGGTTTCTTCATGCTGGTTTAAAGTAGTACATATGTATTAAATAATGATGAAGACAGCTTTTGAGCCCTATTTAAAATCAAAAACTTTCCGTATTAGTAAAAGTTACCTCCTTCTTGTAGAGAAAGAAGTAAGTTTAGTTAGTTTTAAATTCTACCAAAAGTTATTAGTCTTTCTCATTGCATTTTCGACATTTTTAATATTCCCAGATTCTCCAAAAGAATTAGAAAATATATGTGAGAGTTATAACTCTAGAGAAATATGTAATGTTTTGTAATCAAGCTGCTTTATATTCTGATTCATCATTTATGTAATTTTTATTTTTTACCTTAAAATGAGGATTGGCCCATTGTAGTAATCTAATAGCTAATCTTAAATCTCCCTCTAACCAAGCTCTTATAGCCATTGCTCTTCGGGGATCATAAAATTTTTGCCTTCTATACCAATATAAAGCATTTTTATCTGATTTATCTCCATTACATGAAAGACATGCAGGGACGCAGTTTTCTGTTGTACTTAATCCTCCTTGGCTTCGTGGTATTACATGATCAATAGATTCAGATGGGTTTCCGCAATATATACAACTTTTTCCAGTAAAATTATGAATAGATTTTCGCCATTGTCTTAATCTGAACTTAGGACATAAATCCTCTAAAAACACCGCATCATTAATATGCATTCAGAATATTTAGTTAAATAAATAATCCCTTGAATATATTAAAAGTCAACATTTATTTATGCTTCTCAGCCTAAATTTCTTAGTAAAAATATGATTTAGTGTGTTTAGATACAAAATATTATTAAATTGATTTAGAAAAAATTATTATCTTTCTGAAATCTAAATTAATAACTATATCTATCAAGTGTTTCATCAGAAAAATTTTCAGAAATTTCCTCATTAGCTTCTTCTAATTCTTTTTCTAATTTTTTTCTTTTCTTTTCTCTATCTATTGCTTCTTTTTCTTTTCTTTCTTCTTCTTTTTCTAAATCTCGTATTAGTTTTCTATTTGGATGAAGATTATCTAAATATTCAATGCAATAACTAAATTTTTCTCTTTCTCTGATAACTGTTTCAGTAATTTGCGCTGCTGCATTTTTAGGTGAAACTTTGAAGAATCCTCCTTTTTGTTTTTTTATATATGTGTAAGCTGCATCCCAACTACTTTCATGGTCATTTCCGCCATCTCTCATAGTACAAAAAATTTCTGCTCCAAATGCACTTGCATTTACTCTTGGTGTAGTAAGGGTTAGAGGAGCAAAAATTCCTAACGCTAATGGTATTAGTTTTTTCTTTTTTAATCTTTGCATTTGGCTTTTATCTTCTATTTAAAAATATCTTTTATTGTCAATATGTCTATAGAAATTTAAGATTTAATCACTCCAAATATATTCAAGCATTTCACAACTAAAGGAAGAATTAAAAGTACAGTAATCAATCTTACAGCGTGTAAAGTTGCTACCGCAGGCCCCACTCCGTATTCAGACCCTACAAGACTCATTCCGCTAATTCCTCCTGGTGCAGCACCTAGAATTGTTGTAATGATATCTATATTAAGTAATCTGCTTGTCCATAATCCAATTGCTAATCCAGTAATAACTAAAGTAAAAGTTATTAATATAGCTGGCCTCCATAAATTTTGAATATCTACTAATGAGTCTTTTGTTAATGACGTACCAATGACTGTTCCAATTCCAATTTCTAAAATTGTTCTTGTTCCTATTGGCCACTCTGCGATGTCGACTTTGCCACTTATGCTAAGTATGCTTGCGCCTATTAAAGCACCCGCTAGGGGAGCCGCAGGAATACCTGTTTTTAGAGCTAAAGCTCCAAAAAGACAACCTGCAAAAAGATAATAGATTAGATTTATGTTAGGCATAAATTTCAAGGATGTTTGAACATAATATTAGAAAAATTTTTTTTTGTTTAAGTTTATAGTCAAATAATATTTTTAGTTTTCTCTCGTAATGTCCCATTTTGTTGGCATAATATTAACTAAAGCATGATTTATTATGTCTTCACAAATTTCTTACAAAGATAATAAAAGCCGCATAAAGAAAAAATTATCTTTTTTTGAGGGTGGCCACCAGCTCGAAAAATTAGAGTTTGCTCTTGCAATAGCTCAAACCAAAGGTGATGAAAAAAAATCAATCGTTCTTAGAAAAAAGATTGTTGAATTAGGTGGAAATGTTGAAGAGCCAGGTACTTAAGTCAATCTCTTTCTAGGTATTTTGATGCCATAACTAATGCTTCACCAGCTTGTTGGGCTGTAATTTTACCGAGGTTGAGAAGTGTATTACTCATAGCTGAAACTACCGTAATAATATCTCTATCATTTACATAACCTAAATGTCCCACTCTGAATATTTTCCCCTTTAGATGATCTTGACCACCGGCAAGTAAAATATCAAAATTATTTTTTATTGTTTTTCTAAATTCTTCTGCATCAATTCCTTCAGTTTTTATTGCAGTAATTGAAGGACTTAAATATTTTTCATCAGCAAATAATTTTAGATTTAAAGCCTTTACTGCATTGCTCATCGCTAATTTGTGTTTATTGTGTCTTTGGAAAATGTTATCTAAGCCTTCTTCTCTCATCATTTTTAAAGCTTCATCTAAAGCAAAAACTAAATTAACTGCTGGGGTGTATGGATTACTGTTAGTTAAAAGACTTTTTCTGTAGGATTTTAAATTTAAATAAAATTTTGGTAAATTAGATTTTTCTGTAGCTTCCCATGCTTTTTGGCTCATTGCTATAAAGCTAAGCCCTGGAGGTATCATATATCCTTTTTGTGATCCTGAAGCAACGATATCTAATTTCCATTCATCTACTGGTACATTGCAAGCTCCAAGACTTGTAACGCAGTCAATAATTGATAATGCTGTGTTGTGTGCACGAATATATGAACTAATAGTTTCTAAATCATTAATTACACCTGTTGAGGTTTCAGAATGAGTCAAAATAACCGCCTTTATTTCTTTTTGTTTATCTTCCTCTAATACCTTTTTGAATTCTTCTGGATCAAGTGGAGTTCCCCATTCGGAATAAATTTTTATTACTTCCAGACCAAATTCTTTAGCAACTTTTACCCATCTTTCACCAAATTTTCCATTTTCTCCACAAATTACTTTATCTCCTCTACTTAAGGTATTTATTATTCCAGCTTCCATTGCGGCAGTCCCACTACCAGTGATTGTTAGAACATCATTTTGAGTTTGATGAAGCCACTGTAAGTTTTTAGTTGTACTCTCTACGAGATCTTGAAATTCTTTACTGCGATGGCCTATTGGATGCTTACTTAATGCTTGTAAAACTTTTTCTGGAACTGGTGTGGGTCCAGGAATCATCAATGATAATTTTTGTTGTATGGCCACTTTTTATTAAATAGGTCATTCTTAGATTAGTTCTCATTATATATTTTTCAATTACTTGATTTGAAAAAAGGATTTTCTTTACCTTTGTGGGTTGCTGGAGCTGCTAGGTCAGCATTAAATAAACTAGTAGGATTACCATTTAAGAATTATGAACTAATAAAAATTCCTAATGAAAAAAAAGAAATAAAAATTGAGATTCATTCTGTTGGTTTACTTAAAAATGGCTCGCATGCATTAGGAATTACCTTTGCAAAGTCTGGCTTAGATCTTGATATTACACAAAACTTAGAGATATGGACAATAGCCTCTTTAGAAAAAATTTCTTTTAATAATCCTGTTCAAGAAATTCCAATAAATATTATTGCAGGATCTGGTGTAGGCATAAAAGAAGATACATCAGAGATATGCATTTCTAATTTTGCCAAAGAAGTTTTATATGAAAATTTATTAGATAGTGTTCCTGCCGGCTTTAATTTGAAATTAGAAATTATTTTCCCAAATGGCGAGTTTTTAGCAGAAAGAACTAGTAATAAGTCATTTGGTATT containing:
- a CDS encoding SDR family NAD(P)-dependent oxidoreductase, translated to MKKPASLLGNKNKFLILGCGFSGSFFAKTIRKFGCNVLTSSRSASKDPNSFIFNSENGVVPDEEIFDGVTHILSCIPPDKNGNDPVLESLQSKLQDLPLEWVGYLSTTGVYGNTEGGWVSEIDQPNPFQKRSHNRLNCEKKWIESSLPVQIFRLPGIYGPGRSTFDAIKNQKIRVILKKSQVFSRVHVADITHAIIFLLQNKDCLKFHQIINIADDEPCSQIEVIQYCYDLLGLTMPKPILFEDVKDALSPIAQSFWMENRRVSNKLLCKTLGYKLIYKNYKLGLKNCYLNS
- a CDS encoding HNH endonuclease, whose amino-acid sequence is MHINDAVFLEDLCPKFRLRQWRKSIHNFTGKSCIYCGNPSESIDHVIPRSQGGLSTTENCVPACLSCNGDKSDKNALYWYRRQKFYDPRRAMAIRAWLEGDLRLAIRLLQWANPHFKVKNKNYINDESEYKAA
- a CDS encoding DUF6554 family protein, coding for MQRLKKKKLIPLALGIFAPLTLTTPRVNASAFGAEIFCTMRDGGNDHESSWDAAYTYIKKQKGGFFKVSPKNAAAQITETVIREREKFSYCIEYLDNLHPNRKLIRDLEKEEERKEKEAIDREKKRKKLEKELEEANEEISENFSDETLDRYSY
- a CDS encoding pyridoxal-phosphate-dependent aminotransferase family protein, translated to MIPGPTPVPEKVLQALSKHPIGHRSKEFQDLVESTTKNLQWLHQTQNDVLTITGSGTAAMEAGIINTLSRGDKVICGENGKFGERWVKVAKEFGLEVIKIYSEWGTPLDPEEFKKVLEEDKQKEIKAVILTHSETSTGVINDLETISSYIRAHNTALSIIDCVTSLGACNVPVDEWKLDIVASGSQKGYMIPPGLSFIAMSQKAWEATEKSNLPKFYLNLKSYRKSLLTNSNPYTPAVNLVFALDEALKMMREEGLDNIFQRHNKHKLAMSNAVKALNLKLFADEKYLSPSITAIKTEGIDAEEFRKTIKNNFDILLAGGQDHLKGKIFRVGHLGYVNDRDIITVVSAMSNTLLNLGKITAQQAGEALVMASKYLERD
- a CDS encoding AbrB family transcriptional regulator, with product MPNINLIYYLFAGCLFGALALKTGIPAAPLAGALIGASILSISGKVDIAEWPIGTRTILEIGIGTVIGTSLTKDSLVDIQNLWRPAILITFTLVITGLAIGLWTSRLLNIDIITTILGAAPGGISGMSLVGSEYGVGPAVATLHAVRLITVLLILPLVVKCLNIFGVIKS